A single Anatilimnocola floriformis DNA region contains:
- a CDS encoding thioredoxin family protein: MAVRTLLTRGFLFACTLLAMSARLSAEDQIPWAEDFAIACQQAGAQGKLVLLHFYSDDCPPCVRVEKNVFSQPEVGAAIGRTCVPVKVHARKTPALVAKYRVQAWPTDVFVTPAGLELTRTVSPQSPTDYISMVNTVAISTGAGVGKSNNNGTITQVSGQTATNYMAAGAAQTAQQMQATGQQLQSGAQQAQASAQQAAQQQWLNAQAQANQYAAQANQYAAGAQAQAGQYVAGAQAQASQYAASAQTQASQYAASAQQAGQQFSQNTQQQTQAAADQAKEVINRYSQPYAQAAAAGGWQPPGFAAPAAAPAAAVAAAAAPQFAQASAPPQNPQPAAQPQPPAGGANVALASGTYPVAMEGFCPVTLAVERKWKKGQPQFGAVHRRRTFLFTSAAEQQKFLAEPDRYSPVMVGYDPVKFMQTGELVDGRATYSLTYRKQVYLFNDDTSLKSFWQNPGQFTEGLRQAMTQAESKTLR; this comes from the coding sequence ATGGCCGTCCGAACATTGCTCACTCGGGGATTCCTGTTCGCTTGCACGCTGCTGGCGATGTCGGCCAGGTTGTCGGCCGAAGATCAGATCCCCTGGGCCGAAGACTTCGCCATCGCTTGCCAACAAGCGGGCGCGCAGGGCAAGCTGGTACTGCTGCACTTCTATTCCGACGACTGCCCGCCTTGCGTGCGCGTCGAGAAGAATGTCTTCAGCCAACCCGAAGTCGGCGCCGCCATCGGTCGCACTTGCGTGCCGGTGAAAGTGCATGCTCGCAAAACGCCGGCGCTCGTCGCCAAGTATCGCGTGCAGGCCTGGCCGACCGACGTCTTCGTCACGCCGGCAGGTTTGGAATTGACCCGCACCGTCAGCCCGCAATCGCCGACCGATTACATCTCGATGGTCAACACCGTCGCCATCAGCACCGGCGCCGGCGTGGGCAAATCGAATAACAACGGCACGATCACGCAAGTCAGCGGACAGACCGCGACCAATTACATGGCCGCCGGCGCCGCTCAAACCGCTCAGCAAATGCAAGCGACCGGACAGCAGCTGCAATCCGGGGCCCAGCAAGCTCAGGCATCCGCTCAACAAGCAGCCCAGCAACAATGGCTGAACGCTCAAGCGCAAGCCAATCAATACGCAGCCCAAGCCAACCAGTATGCGGCGGGTGCTCAAGCTCAGGCCGGTCAATATGTGGCCGGCGCTCAGGCCCAGGCCAGTCAATACGCTGCCAGCGCTCAAACCCAAGCGAGCCAATACGCTGCCAGCGCTCAACAAGCGGGGCAGCAGTTCTCGCAAAACACTCAACAACAAACCCAAGCCGCCGCCGATCAAGCCAAGGAAGTGATCAACCGCTACTCGCAGCCGTACGCACAAGCGGCCGCCGCGGGTGGCTGGCAACCGCCGGGCTTCGCTGCTCCTGCTGCTGCACCAGCGGCTGCTGTAGCTGCCGCAGCCGCTCCGCAGTTCGCACAGGCCAGCGCTCCGCCGCAGAATCCACAACCAGCAGCTCAACCGCAACCGCCAGCCGGTGGTGCGAACGTCGCGCTGGCTTCGGGAACTTATCCCGTAGCGATGGAAGGTTTCTGCCCGGTCACGCTTGCCGTCGAACGGAAGTGGAAGAAGGGTCAGCCGCAGTTTGGTGCTGTGCATCGTCGCCGGACCTTTCTCTTTACCTCAGCTGCCGAACAACAAAAGTTCCTCGCCGAGCCCGATCGCTACAGCCCCGTCATGGTCGGCTACGATCCGGTCAAGTTCATGCAGACCGGCGAGCTCGTCGATGGCCGAGCCACCTACAGCCTGACCTATCGCAAGCAGGTCTACCTCTTCAACGACGACACTTCGCTCAAGTCGTTCTGGCAGAACCCTGGCCAATTCACCGAAGGCCTCCGCCAAGCCATGACGCAGGCCGAAAGCAAAACGCTGCGATAG
- a CDS encoding MFS transporter — protein sequence MKSSDVVAPNAYRLLWAGFMAILAAGVGFAIRGGIFDNWGSEFGFTATELGAIGAAGFTGFCFGIIIGGVVVDKVGYGWLVAAAFLFHIASAVVTFAAMAPENVASLDKVALEAAKNSASLYLTIGMFLFAIANGTLEAVANPLVATLFPNNRTHYLNILHASWPAGLVLGSALGWVLDDMFKIHWKYQLALYLIPTALYGIMFIGQKFPKSEASEKGLSLGEMFKDVGILGGLVVCYLIALFFGDFFKPFFADKESAIPMYLGYAIGGVLLILIGVITKFSIGSFLLFVLFITHALVGAVELGTDGWIQNITGNILSSSEGKILFVFTSSVMFFLRFCSEFIEKNLKMSPIAILLVCAILGCIGLNLTSMTTSFVMALLALTVYGIGKTFFWPTMLAVASDRFPRSGAVAISIMGGIGMMSAGLVGSKGLGYFKDRYSGEEVAKVDPALFEKYKAEKPSAFLVFPKATGLDGKLLGAAKEAVNKEKEAAKDPKIADKPTATDEQKKVAAADIEGDRRTLRTDSLIPATMAGIYLILLIYFKSIGGYKAIKIHEQPTGIAEA from the coding sequence ATGAAATCGTCCGATGTAGTGGCCCCCAACGCCTATCGCCTGTTGTGGGCCGGTTTCATGGCCATCCTCGCCGCCGGCGTGGGATTCGCGATTCGCGGCGGCATTTTTGATAACTGGGGGAGTGAGTTTGGTTTCACTGCCACCGAACTCGGTGCGATCGGCGCTGCCGGTTTCACGGGATTTTGCTTCGGCATCATCATCGGCGGTGTGGTCGTCGATAAGGTGGGTTACGGCTGGCTGGTTGCCGCCGCTTTCCTATTTCACATCGCCTCTGCAGTCGTGACCTTCGCCGCGATGGCTCCTGAAAATGTCGCTTCGCTCGACAAGGTAGCCCTCGAAGCCGCCAAGAATAGCGCGAGCCTCTATCTCACCATCGGCATGTTTCTGTTCGCCATCGCGAACGGCACGCTCGAAGCCGTGGCTAATCCGCTCGTGGCCACGCTGTTCCCGAACAACCGCACGCACTACCTCAATATCTTGCACGCCAGCTGGCCGGCCGGTCTGGTTCTTGGCAGCGCGCTCGGCTGGGTGCTCGACGACATGTTCAAGATCCACTGGAAGTATCAGCTCGCGCTGTATCTCATTCCGACCGCCCTCTACGGCATCATGTTCATTGGCCAGAAATTTCCGAAATCGGAAGCTTCGGAAAAAGGTCTCAGCCTGGGCGAAATGTTCAAAGACGTCGGTATCCTCGGCGGCTTGGTCGTTTGCTATTTGATCGCACTCTTCTTTGGCGATTTCTTCAAGCCGTTCTTCGCCGACAAAGAATCGGCAATCCCGATGTATCTCGGCTATGCGATCGGCGGCGTGCTGCTGATTCTGATCGGTGTGATCACCAAGTTCTCGATCGGCTCGTTCCTCCTCTTCGTGCTGTTCATCACGCATGCGTTGGTGGGCGCGGTTGAACTCGGCACCGATGGCTGGATTCAAAACATCACGGGCAACATCCTGTCGTCCAGCGAAGGCAAGATTTTGTTCGTGTTCACTTCCTCGGTGATGTTCTTCTTGAGGTTCTGCTCGGAATTCATCGAGAAGAATCTCAAGATGTCGCCGATCGCGATTCTGCTGGTCTGTGCAATCCTGGGCTGCATCGGCCTCAACCTAACTAGCATGACGACCTCGTTCGTGATGGCGTTGCTCGCCTTGACGGTGTACGGCATTGGCAAGACGTTCTTTTGGCCGACGATGCTCGCGGTCGCCAGCGATCGCTTTCCGCGTTCGGGCGCTGTGGCGATCAGCATCATGGGCGGCATCGGCATGATGTCGGCTGGTCTGGTGGGCTCGAAGGGGCTCGGTTACTTCAAGGATCGTTACTCGGGCGAAGAAGTCGCCAAGGTCGATCCGGCCTTGTTTGAAAAGTACAAAGCCGAGAAGCCCAGCGCGTTCCTCGTGTTCCCGAAGGCAACCGGTCTCGATGGCAAGTTGTTGGGCGCTGCGAAAGAAGCAGTGAACAAGGAAAAAGAGGCCGCCAAGGATCCGAAGATCGCGGACAAGCCCACGGCGACCGATGAGCAAAAGAAGGTGGCCGCTGCCGACATCGAAGGCGATCGTCGCACGCTCCGGACCGACAGCCTGATCCCAGCAACTATGGCGGGGATTTACTTGATTCTGTTGATCTACTTCAAGTCGATCGGCGGATACAAAGCGATCAAGATTCACGAGCAACCCACGGGCATTGCCGAAGCCTAA
- a CDS encoding sulfatase family protein codes for MPAFRSRDLSLLAIAFALLTNHLGHCQEKPATRPPNIVVIIADDLGYGDVSCNGATEIQTPNIDRLAAEGQRFTSGYCSASTCTPTRYSLLTGTAAFRVKGTGVAPPNGAALIRPGTETLPSILKRAGYATAVIGKWHLGLGDKAPDWNGELKPGPLEIGFDHCFLMPTTNDRVPQIFVEDHRVRNLDPKDPLWVGDAKLAEDHPTGQSHRDTLRMNWAQGHNGTIHNGISRIGYYTGGMKARFRDEDLGDEWVKQADAWMEQQRDKPFFLYFASHDIHVPRMPHERFQGKSKLGFRGDSILEFDWCVGEVVKSLDRLGLTENTLVILCSDNGPVLNDGYVDGSVEKIGDHKPAGPYSGGKYSVLEGGTRIPFITRWKGRIPAGVSEQMVCTIDFAASLAELTKEKIADDGCLDSLNVLGALLGEPGAKGRDYLLQQDNSGNNFGLRAGDWKLSRTKAGMGKQKAQGENVYKLFDLKKDPAEKTNVAAEHPEEAKKLQALMEKVIADGRSR; via the coding sequence ATGCCCGCCTTTCGAAGTCGTGATCTCTCGCTGCTCGCCATCGCCTTTGCTTTGCTGACGAATCACCTGGGCCACTGCCAGGAAAAGCCTGCCACCCGGCCGCCGAACATCGTGGTGATCATCGCGGATGATCTCGGCTATGGCGATGTTTCCTGCAATGGCGCGACGGAGATTCAAACGCCGAATATCGATCGGCTGGCTGCGGAGGGGCAGCGGTTCACGAGTGGCTATTGCTCGGCGTCGACTTGCACGCCCACACGTTATTCACTGCTGACCGGCACGGCTGCCTTTCGCGTGAAAGGGACCGGCGTAGCGCCGCCCAATGGCGCGGCGCTCATTCGTCCCGGCACGGAAACACTGCCGTCGATCTTGAAACGGGCTGGCTATGCGACGGCCGTGATCGGCAAGTGGCACCTCGGGCTCGGTGATAAGGCACCCGATTGGAATGGCGAGCTCAAGCCTGGGCCGCTTGAGATTGGTTTCGATCACTGCTTCCTGATGCCGACGACCAACGATCGCGTGCCGCAAATCTTTGTCGAGGATCATCGCGTCCGCAATCTCGATCCCAAGGATCCCCTCTGGGTCGGCGACGCCAAGCTCGCCGAAGATCATCCGACTGGGCAATCGCATCGCGACACGCTGCGGATGAATTGGGCGCAGGGGCACAACGGCACGATTCACAACGGCATTAGCCGCATCGGCTATTACACCGGCGGTATGAAGGCCCGCTTTCGCGACGAGGACCTTGGCGATGAATGGGTCAAGCAAGCCGACGCCTGGATGGAGCAGCAGCGCGACAAGCCGTTCTTTTTGTACTTTGCCTCGCACGACATTCACGTGCCGCGGATGCCGCATGAACGCTTTCAAGGGAAGTCGAAGCTCGGCTTTCGCGGCGATTCGATTTTAGAATTTGACTGGTGCGTGGGCGAAGTTGTGAAAAGCCTCGATCGCCTCGGCCTGACGGAAAACACGCTCGTCATTCTCTGCAGCGACAACGGCCCGGTGCTGAACGACGGCTACGTCGACGGCTCGGTCGAGAAAATCGGCGATCACAAACCGGCAGGCCCTTACAGCGGCGGCAAGTACAGCGTGCTCGAAGGTGGCACACGGATTCCCTTCATCACGCGCTGGAAGGGCCGCATTCCGGCCGGCGTGAGCGAGCAGATGGTCTGTACGATCGACTTCGCTGCCAGCCTCGCCGAACTCACCAAAGAAAAAATCGCCGACGACGGTTGCCTCGACAGTTTGAACGTCCTTGGCGCCCTCCTCGGCGAACCCGGCGCGAAAGGGCGCGACTATCTACTGCAACAAGACAACAGCGGCAACAACTTCGGCCTGCGCGCCGGCGATTGGAAACTGAGTCGCACAAAGGCCGGCATGGGAAAACAAAAAGCCCAGGGCGAAAACGTCTACAAGCTCTTCGATCTGAAAAAAGATCCCGCCGAGAAAACAAATGTCGCGGCGGAGCATCCCGAGGAAGCGAAGAAGCTACAGGCGTTGATGGAGAAGGTGATTGCGGATGGGCGAAGTCGGTAA
- the cyaB gene encoding class IV adenylate cyclase has translation MLEVELKFHLTDAAALQRELAAFDIAWHAPEEQVDCYFNHPARDFVQTDEALRLRQMGSDNVITYKGPKLDAATKTRREIELPIAAGKDGLAHFGELLETLSFRRVAEVRKIRTKGTFTWQAWSVEVCLDEVAEVGSFVELEIQAEENTLAAARDAILALAARLNLTQTERRGYLEMLLLNRKPDA, from the coding sequence ATGCTAGAAGTCGAACTGAAATTCCATCTCACCGACGCCGCTGCATTGCAGCGCGAGCTCGCCGCCTTCGACATTGCCTGGCATGCGCCGGAAGAGCAAGTCGATTGTTACTTCAATCACCCAGCCCGCGACTTCGTGCAAACCGACGAAGCCCTTCGTCTGCGACAAATGGGCAGTGACAACGTCATCACCTACAAAGGCCCGAAGCTCGACGCCGCCACCAAAACCCGCCGCGAAATCGAACTTCCGATTGCCGCCGGCAAGGATGGCCTCGCTCACTTCGGCGAACTCCTCGAAACGCTCAGCTTCCGCCGCGTCGCCGAAGTGCGCAAGATCCGCACCAAGGGAACGTTCACCTGGCAAGCCTGGTCCGTCGAAGTTTGTCTCGATGAAGTCGCCGAAGTCGGCAGCTTCGTGGAACTGGAAATCCAAGCCGAAGAAAACACCCTCGCCGCCGCCCGCGACGCCATCCTCGCACTCGCCGCGCGGTTGAACCTCACGCAAACCGAACGGCGTGGGTATCTCGAAATGCTGCTGCTGAACAGGAAGCCCGACGCGTAA
- a CDS encoding thiamine phosphate synthase → MLPAEQAAALRTIDANFNRAVEGLRVVEDHARFILNDEFLAGGCKRLRHDLTTAIQTLDPRGERVFARDTLGDVGTTITTPQETQRVSAAGLVAANWQRVTQALRVIEEFAKLLGSGGEFEQIRYQSYTLAKACAVNQRSSEVWQNRRLYVLIDGCANETEFAELVSDLIFAGVNVLQLRDKNLDDRTLLARGIVLRGLIDGAKIETKPLFIMNDRPDLALLARADGVHVGQEELSVAQVRQLVGPQLQIGVSTHNIEQARAAVLAGADYLGCGPTFPSRTKSFDEFPGVPFLQQVAAEITLPAFAIGGVTLENLAEVQAAGLARVAVSSAITSAANPGEVARQFHARLC, encoded by the coding sequence ATGTTGCCCGCCGAACAAGCCGCTGCTCTGCGCACGATCGACGCCAATTTCAATCGCGCGGTCGAAGGGCTGCGCGTCGTCGAAGATCACGCGCGCTTCATTCTGAACGACGAATTCCTCGCCGGCGGCTGCAAGCGGTTACGTCACGACCTGACGACGGCAATTCAAACGCTCGATCCGCGCGGTGAACGAGTTTTCGCCCGCGATACCCTCGGCGATGTCGGTACGACGATCACCACACCGCAGGAAACTCAACGAGTCTCCGCCGCCGGACTCGTCGCCGCCAATTGGCAGCGCGTGACGCAGGCCCTGCGCGTGATCGAAGAGTTTGCCAAGTTGCTCGGCAGCGGCGGAGAGTTTGAGCAGATTCGTTACCAGTCGTACACGCTCGCCAAAGCCTGCGCGGTGAATCAACGCAGCAGCGAAGTCTGGCAGAATCGCCGGCTGTATGTGTTGATCGATGGCTGTGCGAATGAAACCGAATTTGCAGAGTTAGTCAGCGATCTAATTTTCGCTGGCGTGAACGTGCTGCAGCTGCGCGACAAGAATCTCGATGATCGCACGCTGCTGGCTCGTGGCATCGTTCTTCGCGGCTTGATCGACGGGGCGAAGATCGAAACCAAGCCGCTGTTCATCATGAACGATCGGCCCGATCTGGCGCTGCTCGCTCGCGCCGATGGCGTGCATGTCGGCCAAGAGGAACTCAGCGTCGCGCAGGTCCGGCAACTCGTCGGCCCGCAGTTGCAGATCGGCGTATCGACCCACAACATCGAACAAGCCCGCGCTGCCGTGCTCGCCGGAGCCGATTACCTCGGCTGTGGGCCGACGTTTCCTTCGCGCACCAAATCGTTCGACGAATTTCCCGGCGTTCCTTTCCTGCAGCAGGTGGCCGCCGAAATCACCCTGCCGGCATTTGCCATCGGCGGTGTGACGTTGGAGAATCTTGCCGAAGTCCAAGCAGCAGGGCTCGCGCGCGTGGCCGTCAGCAGCGCGATCACTTCGGCAGCAAACCCTGGCGAAGTCGCCCGGCAATTTCACGCGAGGCTGTGCTAG
- the rph gene encoding ribonuclease PH, which translates to MTRKPNELRPVKIKRGYTRATPGSVLYQAGETVVLCTASIDNKVPDWMAGKGKGWITSEYNMLPGSTSPRKGRDRAKVDGRTTEIQRLIGRSLRAVVDLKALGERSIWVDCDVLQADGGTRTASITGALIALVDAIHSIRKELPDPAKYPLSDSVAAISVGIVDGKPTLDLEYVQDVDADVDMNVVMTGRGRFVEIQGTGEEATFGDDELAALLKLSRKGITELTEIQKKALAKTWPF; encoded by the coding sequence ATGACACGCAAACCTAACGAACTTCGTCCCGTCAAAATCAAACGGGGTTACACTCGCGCCACGCCAGGCAGCGTTCTTTATCAAGCCGGCGAGACCGTCGTCCTCTGCACCGCGAGCATCGATAACAAAGTCCCCGATTGGATGGCCGGCAAAGGCAAGGGCTGGATCACGTCGGAATACAACATGCTCCCCGGCAGCACCAGCCCGCGCAAAGGCCGTGATCGTGCCAAGGTCGACGGCCGCACCACGGAAATTCAACGACTCATCGGCCGCAGTCTGCGAGCGGTTGTCGATCTCAAAGCCCTCGGCGAACGATCGATTTGGGTCGACTGCGACGTCCTGCAAGCCGACGGCGGCACGCGCACGGCGAGCATCACCGGTGCGCTCATAGCACTCGTCGATGCGATCCATTCCATTCGAAAAGAATTGCCCGATCCGGCGAAATATCCCCTCAGCGACAGCGTGGCCGCAATCAGCGTGGGCATTGTCGATGGCAAACCAACGCTCGATCTCGAATATGTTCAAGATGTCGACGCCGATGTCGATATGAACGTCGTGATGACGGGCCGTGGCCGCTTTGTCGAGATTCAAGGGACCGGCGAAGAAGCCACCTTTGGCGACGACGAACTCGCCGCGCTGCTCAAGCTCTCGCGGAAGGGGATCACCGAGCTGACGGAAATTCAAAAGAAAGCTCTCGCCAAAACTTGGCCCTTTTAA
- a CDS encoding sigma-70 family RNA polymerase sigma factor, producing the protein MSSQDNEESFGNDSVLVHLLQQASTGDKPALEQLFQRLYPYMLLCARNELDSDLRAQVRESDLVQQSLLEAHQDFPKFEGRDVHTLIKWIETILKSNVADLRRRYDARKRQGVEPAVSLDDSQSSFAQQVKQNLFDSGPGEVGASSTADSALEQALARLTEDHREVILLRHRDKLSFAEIGERTNRSADAARMCWTRAVKRLQSELTGEPDE; encoded by the coding sequence ATGAGTTCGCAGGACAACGAAGAGAGCTTCGGCAACGATTCGGTGCTGGTTCACCTCCTGCAGCAGGCCAGCACCGGCGACAAGCCTGCCCTGGAGCAATTGTTTCAGCGGTTGTATCCCTACATGCTGCTGTGTGCTCGCAACGAACTCGATTCCGATCTGCGGGCGCAGGTCCGCGAGTCGGATCTGGTGCAGCAATCGCTGCTCGAAGCGCACCAGGATTTTCCCAAGTTTGAAGGGCGCGATGTCCACACGCTCATCAAGTGGATTGAGACCATTCTGAAGTCGAACGTCGCCGATCTGCGCCGTCGCTACGATGCTCGCAAGCGACAGGGCGTGGAGCCCGCTGTCTCGCTCGACGACAGCCAGTCGAGTTTTGCTCAACAGGTGAAGCAGAATTTGTTCGATTCAGGCCCTGGCGAAGTTGGTGCGTCGAGTACGGCCGACAGCGCTCTGGAACAAGCCTTGGCGCGCTTGACCGAAGATCATCGCGAAGTGATTCTGCTTCGGCATCGAGATAAACTGTCGTTTGCCGAAATCGGCGAGCGGACCAATCGCTCAGCCGATGCGGCCCGCATGTGCTGGACGCGGGCCGTCAAACGGCTACAGTCGGAGTTGACCGGCGAACCGGACGAATAG